The DNA sequence CCTGCTTGGGGGCCGTTGGTTGGCCAAGTGAAGAAACAGAAGGCTGGTTGCACAAGGAGGCCATGTGCCCGTCTGTGGGTTCTGCATGTTGAAGACTCCAGCCACCTTACTCTGCCAGCTCCACCCACAGGGCTGCTCTATATGTATGGGCCCAAGTGGAGCTCACCCGTTATCCCTGATTTCCAGGACAACCAGCCTTGTGTTCTCACAGGAGCCACAACACAGACTGGGTAAGTCACTGAGCTCTAAGACTGGGACAGGAGGGGCAGGGATGGGCAGTGTCCAGGAGAAAGGGAACTGTGAGCCCACAGCACCAGGGCCTTCAGGAGGAGTTAGGAAAAAGTGAGCCAAGATGGGGAGGACTCACTGCTCTTCTGTTCTCACAGGAAACATGGGTGTGAAGCTGCTTGAGTCCAGACTTCGTCTCCTGCCGCTGCTGCTGGGACTTGTCATGGTGGTTGCCTCATTCCAGATCCCACCATATTTAACCCCGTCCCAGTGGTTTGAAATCCAGCATGTAATTATGACCAGCCCCCGATGTACTGCTGCAATGAGGAGTGTTAACCGGCATACAGGACAATGCAAGAACTTAAACAGTTTTCTTCATACAAGCTTTGCTGCTGTTGTTACGGTGTGTGGCCGTAGTAATGTTAACTGCAGCGACAGGGTACATTCAAATTGTCATAATAGTCCAGCTCCGGTGTCTTTGACTTACTGTAACCTCACAACTCCAGGAAGCCATTATACACAATGCCAATACCAAACAACACGAACAAGGAAGTTCTACAGAGTTGCTTGTGACTATAGAACTCCTCGGGACAATCGTACCTATCCAGTGGTTCCGGTTCACTTGGATGGGATATTTTAGCTCCAGTACCAGCACTTTGTGTCTTCGCTCTGTATCTGCTAGTTCCACAGTCAGAGTAGTGAAGATCCATTTCCTCTGTCTGCGCTGCCATGAGCACCTGTCCTTGTGAAACCTGTTCCTGCCTCCCTTCAAATGTAGCTGAACAGATTTTTCCTACTCAATAAACACCTTTGCATACTCATCTGGTTCtctgcatatctgtgtgtgtgtgtgtgtgtgtgtgtgtgtgtgtgtgtgtgtgtatgtgtgtgtgtgtgtgtgtgttgagacagatCCTCATGCTCCCATAACAAGCTctctaccaattgagccatcTACGCAGTCCCTGGAAACAAATTTGAGTATGAGCAGAGATGGACATCTTTCCAGAGTGTGCCTACAGTGCATCTTCCCTGAAGTTCATCTGTGGGAAAGAAGTGACTGGTAGAGGGGACCAGAGAAGTGGAATCTCTCATGAGGCTCTTTCATACCTCTCCCCTGCATAGCTGACTTCGGTGGTGAATTGTGAGATCATTCAACACAAACCAGGAAGGCACAGATACCAAGATAAGGGAACTGGAATCCACACAGAAAGGAGATGAATAATAAGAGGTCCAGCCCTGACTCCTGAGCACAGAACTGTGTCAGGAATGAGAGAAAATCAGGAAAGGGCTGTCTCTGAAAAGACATGGGCAAACACATCATCAGCTGATGGGACAGTGTGAGTCTTCATGTATTGTCTGGTGCAGAATGTAGCAGAGGTGTGACACCATCAGGTCTGTACCTCTCTCTTTCAGTCTGGATCCCCAGCTTCCCCTTTGCTCCTCCTTTGTGGGGCCCCAGATGCAACCCTTGGCCTCTCCGCACCACTGGACAGTGGCAGTACTTCTGTCTCTCAGTGGATAATGTCCTGCAGGGCTGCAGGGAAACTATTCCTCTGGGGTAGCAAACACAGATTCTGCTCTTCGGGTTGGTGTGAGGAATCTGCACTTTACAGGTGAATACTAAATTGGGGAGTTGCAGGGGTTGACATAATCCACTGACTTTAGGTTAAATTGGGTCAGCAGGAGGTCATCTCATCCTCTGACTAACACAAAACTGAAACCACATCCTGTGGAGAAAGCTGTGAGCCTGTCTCGCCTTTTACCATAGCCCATCTCTTCCCATTCAGGAACACAGCGTCTCTCACAACAGAAGGAACAACggtcactcacccacccaccctgtctgtatGCATCCACTCTGCTGTCACTTCTCCATCCACCTGTTCCTTCCATCTTGGACAGTCACGTGTTGAGCAATTACTGTGTTCTCAGCACAGCTCCACAGTACTGACGGGGCAAAATAAACTCAAGCAAGTTCCTGCTCTTCCGACACACGGTATCAGGATAAAAAGGAATGTATGAAATGGTGTTCAGTGTCAAGAGGACAATCACACAGAGCAGTACAATGTCGAGGTTCTGGATCCATCATAGAAAAGACAGTCCAGGGCATAAATAAGAAGGTCCCAAACAAGTAAAGAAAATCTACACTGGGTACAAACCATGCAATCCTGTTACATACCacagggaggggatggagagagacagagacagagagatcaaatgtccttaaaaaataaaataaataaatagatagacaggtaaataaataaaacaagctcAAAGAGcctgtcagtggtggcacacacctttaatcccagcacttgggaggcaaaggcaggaggatctctgtaagttcaaggctggcttggtctgcaaatcaagttccaggacagctaagactgttACACAAAGTGACTcttcctcaaaaaacaaaaacaaacaaaaggaattaaaaaaaaataaaaaataaaaaagagttcaGAGATCAAGTTGCCAAGTTTGGACATCCCAGAAGTACCTGCAGTAGACTGCACGGTTCCTAAAATCACAGAAGACACATGGCCTCAGGGAAGCCTGCATCATTAGCTGTTCTGGGGTCACTCAAGGCGACCTCAGAGCTTTCGTTTCTGATATTGAAATTAAAACATATTCAGCCACGGAGGCACAAGCCTATTGTCCCCCCACTTGGGGACAGattcagaggcaggagggtttaGAGACAaaatgagccccccccccccgcccccgataTCTAGAGTGCAACTGTCTCAAAATCTCCGGAGTTTGGGAGGAGAGCTTGGCATTAGAATGCTCCCCTAGTGtatgtgaggacctgggttcttcCTCAATACCACacattaaaatgataaatatgaaCTGAATTGCCATAGGATTTTAAAAAGCATCTTTAAGTGCTGTGATTTATGAGGTGGCACTCACCAAACCGAGAGTCTGTGATGTGCTCCAGTCATGGCAAAGCCTCAGATACAAGTATTTGTTTGGACAATGTGGGATAAAACGAGTCCCTTAAGAGATTCCCAAACTCCCTCTTTTGATTTTCCTTGTGAAGCATTCCTATTTACATAATGTCCAAGAGTTGGCCTCTTAGGATGGTCCAAGTTTGCATTGTAGTTCTGTCTAACGGTTTTTAGCAGAACTGACTCCAGTCAGGTTATATACATGATGGCAGTCTAAGCACagccagggttttttgtttgtttgttttgtttgagccgTGGTCTccctatgcagctctggctgtcttggaacaggctttttttttttttgtctctgcaCAGTTCATTTCAAAGATATAAGAAAGGAGATCATTTATTaagagagagaagcaagggaGCATGGAACTGTGTGGCCGAGCTCCAGGAGAGGAAGGGGTGTGCTCCCTTGGGGACACAGGGTCATTGACATACTAGCACTTTTCGGGCCAGACCCTGTCTCCTACATGGAACAAACAACTGGGAAGGTTCCCAATCTTTCTCCATGTTTCCTGTGTCATGTTCTGCAATCTCCTTCTCTATCCCAATCTGTACTCTCCAACCTCAGTATCCCCTCGAGAGGTGTGGTCCCAGAAATGGTTTTGTGGTCTGTAAAGTTAACTGTTAGTCTTCTATAGctcatcttctgtttcttcataCTGATAAGGGGCATcgactgttgtgtgatattttgtttgtgttctgacaaataaagctcgcctggagatcagaaggcggagctagccactagttaaccatagatgccagtcagtggtggcacacacctttaatcccagcactcaggaagtggagacaagaagtgataaggtggggtgtaGACAGAATCTCAGCCTTTAGGGTGGatgcaggaaggaaagaaggacaaaGCAACTGGCAGCTGCTCCCGGTTCTCTGATCGTCCAGGtctttaccccgatatctgacttctgattttttattgattaagATTAGATTAATGCatctggtggtggcacacacctttaatcctatcactcgggaggcagagccaagggaatctttgtgagttcgagtccagcctggtctacaaagtaagatccaggacaggctccaaagctacacagagaaatcctgtctcgaaaaaaaacaaaacaaaacaaaacaaaatcttagaTTAATTCTTCAATAGACCTTGCCTAGAAGGGACCACCCTGTTCTCTCCATGGGCTGGAGGAAGGCTCTATTTCaaatccaggtttttttttttttttttttttttttttttttttggttaaccACTTGGTAGTCTTAGAGTGTCAGCACTTTTATTGCCAGAAATTGATGAATTCACAAGTTGAGGATACAAGGACCAAAAGCAGAAGCTGCAATCCAAACTGTGAAGATGGAAGCCAGTGGGGCCATTATTCCCCATAGCCAGCTCCTCGTGGACCCAAAGAGAGAGTCTGGCCATGACTCTTGATAGATATTGTAAATtaggtttaaaaaaagatttcaatgTACTTTAATGATCCTTGTTAATTTTATAAAACTTTGTTCAAATTTACATGAATAGCTAATCTAAAAGCAGCATGTTTAATTAAGCCTCACAGAAATGCCCGGGCAGCCAAGACGTCCAAGGCCCTGCAATATTGTAAGACCATTTCTGTGAGAGTCCAACCTTGCTTGTTGTGCCTAAGGGCAACAGCAGTGCTCTCCATGACTGCTGTAGAGCCAAAGACAGGTCTTGCATGGACCTTTCTAGTGTTGAAACTCCTATAGGCGAGAATAGACCTCTCAGTGTATCCTCCCAAGTCCTGTTCATCCTAGCACTGAGTAGTCAATATTCAGGATGCTGAGCTCAAGATGTTTGCTCACCCTGGGTCACACCTCACTTGTATCTACAAAGAGGGTGTGAAGAGGGAGATCTTAATGAAAGACTGCGCATTGACAATATACGGAAAATTTTGGAAATTCTCTTTGGGAAGGTGTGCAACAGGCCGTTAGACCTAGGACCTAGACCTTAGCATGACTGACATCATGATCAaagtaccattcaggccttgGAACCCAGCACAGAGGCAGCAACACTcgccaaaatgagaacaaagaactAATAGATCAAAggccatagttctgggaaagtccatACATATACTAACCTTGTTTGGGCTTCTGCAGTTTTTCTTCAGGCTGAGTTCTTGCCAATTGAGGTGAGGTGTGTTAACACAGGATgtgattttatattaaaaagctCACCCACAGAAAAACtcaggactgaattcaggtcccaaCTCTCAGTGTTTATCAGCCAGaaggctaataaagactttctattgccTTGAACCCGTATTTGAGTGgccttctctggtgaatacctcACAACAGATGGGCACAAAAATACATCCACTTTCCATCCTTGGACAGGACAGAAAGTATCTTTGTTCCACATAAGAAGTACTCAATGTGCTGTAAGCTTACAGTGGTAGGTGGTCCCTGGCCCCAGATGTATTTCAAAGATACAGATATACAAAGGTTTGAGGTGAGATGCAGGTTTCCACGTTTCCCAACACTCAACAGAAGAGGTATAGTCTCTAAAGAAATAATGGTCCTTACACACTGGAGGGGAAGTGATGCTCCTGTGGGGACCTTGGCAGGCCAGGTTCCAAATGACAATGGTGAAAGAGTGAATTGTGGGACGTGTCTTGGGTAGCCTTTGCTGTGATGGCATGGGAACAAAAGGCTGCTATTCTGAGAGAGGAGTGCATAGGCCTTTCCCTAGCATGTCAGTCAATAAAGCAGATTCAGAATGGTTACTCAGAGATCAATTTTGCCCCAGGATCCAGAAAGTTCAGATAAGAAGACTCATAGCCTGAGTCCTCACAGTCTCTGGTTCCCACTGTGGTcctcattttttcctttccataCAAATTGCACAGGGAGACATTGAGCATCCCTACAAATGCACAGCTTCcaacaaaatgataaaaacaaaacctcaccCAATACACACCGCCGACCAAGAAATTCATGTGGCCTTCTAGCTCAGTCACATCCTGAAGGCTCAACCTTCCAGTTTGAATATTTAAGTCTTGGGCAATATCTCCTCACTGTCGATGGTTTTCTTGTGTGGGCGAAATCCTACATACTGACTGGGAGCCTCTAAAGGATGGATATACCATATTTTTAGCTTAGGACAAAGCCAGTAATCAGAGGAATTGGCAAGATCAGCCACCTTGATTAAAATAGGAACCAGAGATGTCTTATCCTGtacagaacagagaaaaaaataatgaaagcaggaggatcaacaTTAAAGATTTTCCTTTATTTAGGTTAGAGAAGTGATTCCATTTTGACAGGATCAAGCAAGCCCTCGTGCACTGATTTAGTATTCTTTGCTGTTTTGTTCCGTTTTAAAGTTTACATGTATTGTGTTGTGGAGTGCACACACGCCACGGtctgtgtgtggaggtcggagaacaaggtggttccctcctcccagcatgtgggttctggagctcAACCTGAGGTCATCAGGCTCCGTAGCAgggcctttatctgctgagccgtctcactggtcCTCTCTCTGTTCACTGAACACAAGTTTGAGAGCTTTCACCACATCAGGGTGTTTTCCTCTCTGACTCCAGGTGGGGTCTCGGGCTTGGCAGCTCTGgtttaatcttgaaaatataACCCAGCTGTCAACATCCAGCAGTTTGACAGCCATTGGGGTTCTCAGGACCACCTGGAAAGGTCCCCTCCACAAAGGAGTCAACTGATCTGTGGATCTTCCCAGGAGGACCCAGTTCTCTCCAGACTGGGTGTGTACAACATTGTTCCCATGTTCCTGTAGTGCTCACTGGACCTGACCCCAGTTCAGAGAGTGCTGAACTGAGTTATCTGATTGGCCTCAGAACCTAACACCAGATCCCATGGAAGGAAAAGCCTCCTATACATCAACAGGGCTGTACTTGTCAGTTTGTGGAGCTGTTCTAAGGTTCCTGAGCACAATGGGAGCAggttcagccattatcagaggTTTCTTGGCAAAGTTTTGCTGGGATCTGTTTAAGAGCTTGGTTAAGCCTTTCAACACCGCCTGAGGCTTGGGCTTCCAATCAGAGTGTGGGTAATATTTTATCCCTCGAGTCCTGGACATAGATTGAGTCACCTGTGGTGGAAAGGAAGGTCCATTAATGACTCTAATGACCAGGGGAGACTAAACCATGGGATATTGTCCCTTAGGGGGACATTTCTCCCTCTGTGGTCTTTTCAGCCCCCAGTGGGTAAAGTTTTTATCCAGCCAGTGACAGTGTGTACAAACACTAACACATATTTGAAGCTGGCCCGAGGAGACAAAGGAGTACATTCTTGTCTGCAGTCCTCACAGGAACAGGGGCCTCTCCTCTGGGTTTGTCTGAGGGGTGGCAGAGGATGGGGGCAGCAGAGCTGTTGAGAGTGTAGGTCTGACATACATGCTTTACTGGGGTCAGTCTCTACCCCAGAAAGAGTCGAGTTCCCATTTCTAGAGGAGGATCCTCCCTGATGGAATGAGACATGCGTCCCTGAATTGTCTTCACTGGAGGACCTGGAAGGGAAAGTGTTTTATTCCCCACATTGGTCCCTGGCCAGTTTCAGTTGTCCCCTTGTGCTTTGTGACCTGGAGAAATGATGTACATTTGGTTTTCCATCATCTGTTTTAGGAAAGAGAAGTACTAATTCTCAGGGGATCTTTGACTATATCTATGCCTTGGGTAATATCAGACATGTCCTTCTGATGGCCTTCCAGTTGATGACTGGCCCTTGACAAGGAGGTCAGATAGCTTCCAATAGATTTAGCATCTCTTGTTTATGTTTTATGAGTGAGTTGTTGGCTGTTAACCTTCTTCAAATTCTCCAGAGATGACAGCATGGGCATGCAACATCATGAGGATGTACTTAAAAGCAGtgtaggtaatttttttttaaaatctaaacatAGAATGAGTGCCTATATTAGAGCTTAGTTTTTTGGCCTTTGGATCCAAGATAGAATATCATAATGCAATAGACTCAATTATTTCTCTCTAGGTGACCACTCTTTATGTCTTGCACTTTCCACTCAGAAGGTAACTACCCTAATCAGAAAACAGTATCCACCCCAATTGTCCAGGGGCTGATCCTGAGTCAGCCTGTCTGGCACTGGTGAAGGAGACAGTCTCAGCACACAGTGTACCAGATAGGAAGTCACTACTACCATGGGCACAAATGAAGCAGATTTGGGATAACACAGGTTTTGATAGTTCCCTCTGGTTGTCTAGGAAGCTCCTCTGATGGTTATTAGTCTACTTCCAGTTAACCATATTTAATACTAGTGTAGACTTCACCTGGTGGTGTCTGAGAGCTTCTAATCATTGCCTCCAAAGACAGCTTGGAAGCATCTTCAACTATAGTGCTGTGGCTCCCAGAGCATTTGGACTGGTGGCCATCCCTATGCTACAACATCTAATGTCTTTGAAATGTCCTGAGAGCAATGTCTTGATTTTCTACCTGCTTCATCTGGTTAAAGATTATTTCAGTTGACCCTCCCAGTTAAGGGAACCGAAGTCTGAGCTCTTGATAGCCTCATAGAGAGGTTTTTCCATTAATGTAAAACTGGGAACCAAGATTCAACATCCAGTACCCCCCAAGGGAGCAAAGTCCATCTTTATCTTAGGTTTAACTGGTCCAATTGTGACTCAAAGCTACAACGGGATTGCCATTGTGCTGAAGAAGCTGAGATACAGACCAAATATGGTAGTTTTTGCTGAGTTATCTGGGTCTTTTTCTAGAAGACCTGGGAACCAAGAGGCTAAAAAGTTGAAGACAATAATAGTATTTTGGTTTGAAATTTTCCTAGGAGGGATCCATATCAAAAGATCATCTATATGTTCTAGAATGATTCCTTATGGTTAAACTAGTTCCCTAAGACATCTTTCTAATTCCCTAGCAAGAAGACAGAGGCTTTCCCTGAACTCTTGAGGGAAGACTGTCAAGTGTGTTGCAGGTGATCTCCAGTGATTACCAACTCCTGTTCAAAAGCAAACAGCTACTTCTTGGCtactttctcactgctgtgataaaatagggCTAAAGCGACTTGAGAGAATGAGTtaattttggcttacagttccagagggatacagtCCAACATCTGTCAAAGTCATGACAGCACGCAGGGTAGTCATGGTAGTAGGTGCAGAaggacagctggtcacattatgtCCACattcaaaaagcagagagtgaacaggatATGAGATTCAGCTATGAAGTCTCAAGACCTGGCCCCAAAGACCCACTTCCTCCACAACCTTCTCAAACAACACAACCAGCTAGAGAACAAGGATTCAAGCACGTGAACCTAAGAGGTACCTTCCATGTTCAACACGACAGTCTACCCGTGATGCCAATAGATTTGTGGCCATCTCGTGATGCAAAATGCATTTGGTCCAGCTCCAAATTTCCCTATAGCCTACAACAGCCCAGCAATGTTTAGAAGTCTGATGTCCACATCTCATCTGAGACACAAGAACATATCTTTACTATGAGCTCCTGTAAAACCAAAAGCAATGCCCATGCTACTAGCATACAATGGCACAAGAACACAGTCCCATTCCCACGGGGAGTAGCTGGACATGGTAAAGAAATTTTGAAACAAACCCAGCAAGTAATTCCAAATCCTGACACTCCATGTTCGGCATCTGGGACTCATGTGGGGATCATCTAGACTATAGAAAACTTATTTAGCCCCACCCCAAAACTCTGCCCCCTGAAG is a window from the Peromyscus eremicus chromosome 9, PerEre_H2_v1, whole genome shotgun sequence genome containing:
- the LOC131920045 gene encoding eosinophil cationic protein-like: MGVKLLESRLRLLPLLLGLVMVVASFQIPPYLTPSQWFEIQHVIMTSPRCTAAMRSVNRHTGQCKNLNSFLHTSFAAVVTVCGRSNVNCSDRVHSNCHNSPAPVSLTYCNLTTPGSHYTQCQYQTTRTRKFYRVACDYRTPRDNRTYPVVPVHLDGIF